The following are encoded in a window of Esox lucius isolate fEsoLuc1 chromosome 14, fEsoLuc1.pri, whole genome shotgun sequence genomic DNA:
- the aif1l gene encoding allograft inflammatory factor 1-like, producing MPVNQKFQGGKAFGLLKAQQRERCEEINKEYMEDQKYRDEEDLPEKLDSFKNKYAEFDLNDQGEIDMMGLKRMMEKLGVPKTHLEMKKMISEVTEGSSDSINYRDFVKMMLGKRSAVLKLVMIFEDKANGASCKPDGPPPKRDIASLP from the exons ATGCCCGTGAATCAGAAATTTCAAG GAGGGAAAGCCTTTGGATTATTAAAAGCTCAACAAAGGGAGCGATGCGAAGAAATAAACAAG GAATACATGGAAGACCAGAAATATCGGGATGAAGAAGACCTCCCGGAAAAACTGGATTCCTTTAAAA ACAAGTATGCAGAGTTTGACCTGAATGACCAGGGAGAGATTG ATATGATGGGTCTGAAGAGGATGATGGAGAAGCTGGGTGTGCCCAAGACCCATCTGGAGATGAAGAAGATGATCTCTGAAGTGACTGAAGGCAGCAGCGACAGCATCAACTACAGAGACTTCGTCAAGATGATGCTGGGCAAACGCTCGGCTGTCCTTAAAct GGTGATGATCTTTGAGGATAAGGCCAACGGGGCCAGCTGCAAGCCAGACGGGCCTCCACCCAAACGTGACATAGCCAGCCTGCCGTAG